The Mastacembelus armatus chromosome 4, fMasArm1.2, whole genome shotgun sequence genome segment TTTTTTGTGCTTTAGTTACACAGTATAAACAACATGCCACACACTAACCCCTCAAACACGCACACCGCGGACCTGTAACATGTTGATCAGCGTCCTCATTAAATCCTCATAGGATGTGACTCAGCTGTTACGCGTAGATAGGAGGGCACAGCTGGCACCTGTGACTGTGCGCAGCGTGTTGTTATGTTGTTCATTCGCGGGGATGTGGGGCCGTGAGAGGAAGTCTGTTGTACTTGTTGCGCGTTTTAGCCAATTCAGACAGTTGATGAAAGCTTTAGAGAGCCATAGGAAAGTCTGTATACTTTTCCTGATATTGTCATTAACCATCCGGTGCTGCCTACAGGCTGCGAACATGCAGCAGCCATtccatgggaaaaaaaaaaagcttgtccTTGGCAGGAATTTAATGTGACACTAAACAATGGAAGTTggaagttaaataaaaaagtaaatctTTGAGATGCAAAACGACTTGCCTTAGCTAAACTCAGATCTGAGCTGTGGCTTTAATTGCCACCAGCTATTTTGATGGGCACTTTCAGGAAAGGGTGTGCACCGATGCAATCTGTGGGGCAAATACAGAGTGTTTACAATCCAGCACAAACTTGACCAAATATGGTAAAATAATGTGTTAATAGTCTGCCcgtttgttgtgtttgtaaaGTGTCAAATGCTGAGAAAAGGAACCACATTTGAATCTTCACTTGGTTTTGTGTGATCTCAGTTTAATTATCATCTCAGTGCAGTGACGACTTTTCTATGCACGGACAAATAAGCACATGGAACATAACAATAGAGGAAATGATAGCGGCTGATAATAATCAGTAATAATCTGTTATATGTTCATatgaatttattgttttgttcgTTAATCAGCTGAACAGAGACAAAGCAGACTACAGATAAAAGGTTTGATCTGATATCAGCTGTGAAAGTGGAGGAATGAGCAGCTTTGTGGTTAAGAcataactataataataataatgcaagtaataaaaacattgtaattACAATAGTAAAGTTAAATGTTGATATACGGTCAAGTACAGTAAGTACAGGACCATAAATGCAGATGCACCTGGTCATTGATCTGATGCCTTAAGCACCGCGAGTTTAGTGCAATGCAAATAAAAACCGAACTACATTTTATTGTGCATCTCTCAGCTTCTGTCTAATTGGGCCATGAGCCCTCATGTCAGGTTCTCTAACTGTGTCCATCGGCCCCTTAGAGGCCCCTGAtgtctgtgaaatgtaaaatcaaAAGGAAAATAGTCCTGGCTCCTAATGGAAAAACAGACAACTGTTGTTTTCTCCCCAACAAAGTGTCGAAACGCGTCGATTCAACTGAAAGCACATTTTGTAGATAGTTGGTTTAGTTCTAatacattaattatttttatttcgaTGCGCACTTTAAACGGAGAAAAACAATTTACTTAGTTTTCTGTAGAATACAGTCATCTGTATTTCCCATCACTCGTTCTGCAGCATAGGACCTCCTGAGAAAATCTCCCATCATCCGCTGCAGGTGGAGCAGAGTAGACGCTCGTGCGTCATGCGCCCTGGCCTTTAAATAGAGGCTGCGCGGAGCGCACGGTGGTAACGGTCTGAGGAGGCGTCAGGAGACGGTGAAGGGAGACCACAAAAATCATCAGTGACTGTTTTCTTCTACGAACATTCGTCGCTCTTTTTACGGTGTTTTGGAAATTTCCAACCAAGTGCTCggactttttttcttctttcactgaTTCATTCATCTGCTGTGTTTGGATGCAATGGCCAACTCGGGGCTGCAGCTCATCGGGTTCCTCGTCTCGCTGGCCGGGCTCGCTGCCACTGTTGCCGCTACTTTCATGGTTGAATGGAAGAAACAAACGCAAGGCAAGACGCACCGCATCTATGAGGGTTTGTGGATGAGCTGCAGCGGCAACGAGAGAACAACCTGCGAATTTCATGAGACCGTCCTGAAACTGCCCAGTAAGTTTTATCGCACCTCCTCTTCAAACCAGACACGGCTGGTTGAGATACCTTCCACAATAAGTTGCTATAATTAGCTAGAGGTGCGTCTAACAGTAGCCAGTGGGTCCCGTCTATAGCTTCCCAATGTATATTTTGCAgaattacaatagttttacagCTTTAagtttttaatcttttgttcTCTTGACAAAGTTCAAAGGTTAACCCCAGAGACACAAGCAGAGATTATGACCAGCAACCACAAACTGACTCAATGAGCATTTTTTCACTTGATCCTCGTTTCTGCTCCTCCAGCCGAGGTCCAGGCGACCAGGGCCGTGATGCTGCTCAGtatcttcctctctgctgtggCGGTGATGGTCTCCACCGTGGGGATGAAGTGCACCCACTTCATGGATGACAAGGCTGGGAGCA includes the following:
- the LOC113129008 gene encoding claudin-7 → MANSGLQLIGFLVSLAGLAATVAATFMVEWKKQTQGKTHRIYEGLWMSCSGNERTTCEFHETVLKLPTEVQATRAVMLLSIFLSAVAVMVSTVGMKCTHFMDDKAGSKATIAMIGGIMFMVSGLLTFIITSWYVQMIVQTFYQAHRLQSFEFGKAVFVSWFGGLLTITGGAFLSCRRCSRSQSPQSISANRLLSTTNPKSNYV